In the genome of Brachypodium distachyon strain Bd21 chromosome 3, Brachypodium_distachyon_v3.0, whole genome shotgun sequence, the window TGTTTACCTCCAAGTTTGTCTGTACACCTTTTCTCTCTTGAGTATAAAAACTCCATGCTGGATGCTCTTCATGTAAACAACTGAAATAGTACTTCCGCTACTTGAACTTGTTTATGTTCTTTTTTAATAACTATCACTATGGATGAGGGATTTCATGATTGCAACTTCCAAGACTCAGCATATGTTAACATGCATCTATGTTTTATTTTAAGGAAATGATGCAATGTGGTTAGCTGTTGCAAAGTATGGCTTTGTGTTGCATGAAAAGTTTAACCATGTTTTGCTTATCTTCATAGGTTGTATGTACTTAGTGTCAAACGTTATTTCGATCAGCTGAGCATACTCAAAGAAGTTCTCTTGTCGGTTCTGACTAACAGGATTAGGTGGACTTTGTATAGTTTTTGGTCTTTTAACAAATTCCTGCTCTTACTGTCTGTTAATTGCTTCCTTCGTCTGTGATGTGTTTTTCGCTTTTAAAGGGTAGCTAATCACCTATTCCTGCTGTTTTGTTTGAGGAGCACTGTTTCTGTATGTTAATCTAATCTTAAGAACATGTTCTATAATGTAGTCTATGTTTCACCTCGTCTGCCCCTATTATGTGAAATGCCATCATTTTGCAGTTTCCTTTCCTGTTAGAAATAGCAGTAGGGGTAAAAAATGCAAGGGGTTATTCTAGGTAGTATAATAAAATGCAAGGCGTATACTTTGATATGACTTCCCCAAATATATTCCAGGTAGTATAAtaaaatggagggagtatgtaggatcttcttcttgtttaCCCATGTTAACTGCCTGAAAAATGCTTATGGCCATATTAGTCTAAGGGTTGTCTAGTTGGTGCCTCAGCACTAGGTTGCACCTTATTTATCCCACCTAATCCTCCTTGATTGGCAATTGGGCACTGGTCTGCCGCCCAACTAGCATCTAGTTTGGTGAACACAGATTCTCATTATATGTAATGTTTCTATTGCTGCATTGCATCTTTGCATGAGGGTACAAAGTTCGATTCTCCTCCTTGGGCGGTGGTGGTTGCTCTGAATGGATTTTGTGAGTCTCCATTATGGAACGTGCAAGTTTGCATGGTGTACTTGTGGGCTGCTATTTGGCACAAGATCTGGTTTCGAGTTCTTCTTTTACCTTTCCTTGTTTAGTTGTAGGTATCTCACTGTCTTTGTCGTATATTCAGAAAAGGATCAAAGAGTGGGGCAACGGCTACTTGTCATGGTTGTCGTGGTGCGGGAGTGAGGATGATAACAAGGCAGATAGGGCCTGGCATGATCCAACAGATGAATACTGTCTGCCCTGAATGCAGAGGAGCAGGTATGATAGTACTGTGTTATCTTCATAAAAGAATATCTGCTTATTGTTCATTCGTAATCTGCATTTGTTCAGGTGAGATGATAAGCGAGAAGGATAAATGCCCGAGCTGCAGAGGGAATAAAGTAGCCCAGGAGAAGAAGGTCTTGGAGGTTCATGTGGAGAAAGGAATGCAACATGGCCAAAAGATTGTATTCCAGGGTGAAGCTGATGAAGCTGTGAGTCTCTCTTAGGCAGAAGTGTCAAATGCACACACGCTTGCATTGCTTACTCAACCTTTGCATGCTTGCACGCCCACATTATCTAGGAGTGTCCTTAACGATGCCAATTGAACTTTTGCAGCCTGATACAGTGACGGGTGACATCGTTTTTGTCTTGCAACTTAAAGAGCACCCAAAATTTAAGAGGAAGTCCGACGACCTATATGTGGAGCATACAATCTCTCTTACTGAGGCTCTTTGTGGCTTCCAGTTTGTTCTGACACATCTTGACGGTCGTCAGCTTCTAATCAAATCCAATCCCGGGGAGGTTGTGAAGCCTGGTACGACAATTTCTTCTTATGAATCTGTTTTCCTTAACTTCACCCTTCGTGAAATTTGACATTCTGTTCTGCGATCCTATCGGTACAATTGTTCCCTGTCCTAAACTGATATAGTAATCTGTTTGAGTAGGTCAACACAAGGCCATAAATGATGAGGGCATGCCTCAGCATGGCCGACCTTTCATGAAAGGCCGTTTGTTTGTTGAGTTCGGCGTTGAGTTCCCTGAGCCTGGGGTACTCAGCCCAGGCCAATGCCGATCACTTGAGAAGATTCTGCCACCAAGAGCAGGGAACCAGCTGTCTGACATGGAGCTGGATCAGTGTGAGGAGACCACCATGCACGATGTGAACATAGAAGAGGAGATGAGGCGCAGGCAGCATCAGAGGCGGCAAGAAGCATatgacgaggaagaggaggatgatGGTGCACCAAGGGGTGTGCAGTGTGCCCAGCAGTAAGAACATGTCGGTTATGCGCATCTGTGTCAAGCAGTGTCTCCAGTGAAGTCCAATTGGTCGTTTTCATTTGCCCGTCTAAAGTAGCTGATCTGATGCATTGTGTTATTAAATTTTGTTGTCTAAGATGACGAGTTTGTCAGTCATAATCATTGTCATTTTGTTGGCCTATTGCCTGCTATCTTGTACTATTTTTAACTTATACTTCGAAGTGATATTGAGACTTTGTTGGCAGAATCAGGCCTTTGTGTTATGTGTACCTGTCTTCGATAGTGTGACAAATATACCCAGCACTGACTCGACCCTGGTGGTGGTTGTCACtatgggtggtggtggccatTACTTACATCCATCTGGCTTCGGACTGTCGTTCCATTTGCAGATGCATATCGTGATGCCAAGCCGTCAGGACTCAGGCAGAGAGTCACGAGCTTGAATGACACGGAACATCAACATGAACCAAAATAATGGAATTTACCGCTTACCAAAGCCTCGATGGCATCCCACTACCACAGAGGGCAAACTCAAGGACCAATTGGTTGCGTAGGAATGCGAAGACTTTGAGGACCGTTGAAAGAAATACAGTTGCCATGAGATGAGATGCCCCCACTGTTCCAGGCTCTTGCTTCCGAGTCTTCTGaacagatgcctccaaggCGTGGCCTCTTGCCGTTCGCATATCGTTGTTCCCGAAATCCTTCAGTTGTACCAGCAGTCCAGCATATAAACGCCTGCGGGAAGGTTAAGTTAAACAACTTGGCCGGAGACTTCGTCTTAGCAACATCTACTTATTAACGGCTAGTCGTTGAGGGGCGACGTTTCTGTGGACAATTGCCTTGCTCAAGCTAGTCTGgccagacaaaaaaaaatctgtacaaaagaaaagaagaaaaatatcatTTGGCCGGACTGCATATTTCTCTTGTATATACAATTGGAGTGCAGAATTAGTACTACTGGACGGTCGCCATTTGATTGCCTCCTCAGTCCTTCCTTGCCAATACAAGCCCTCCATTTGTTAGCGGCGACACCAACTTGCAAATATCTGAATACTTGCGGAATTCCACACATATTTGTTAATTCAGGAGATCCTAACTACAACATCAGCTTTAATAATTTTCTTCTAGCTCTGCCTGATGGTGGTAGAAAAACCATCACAGGCTTTTCCCGTCGTCCACTCAGCGTCTGCGTCCACTATTTATACTCGGCGCACGCTCCCTTCCCTCCCCAAGTCCCCCAGCCTTGCTATCTCTGCTTGCAGAGAGCCATGGAACCTGACGCGATCCATGCACCCAcgacctcctcttcctcctcctcttgcgaCTCAACGGTCATCGGTGGCACGCAAGAGACGTCCAAGAAGAACAACCCCAAGCACCTGAAACGCAAGAGAGCCGCCATCTCTCCCGAGACcgacgtcggcgccgccggcgggggcgaGGAGAGCAGCTGCTGCACTACGGCCGTGGACGAGCGCACGACGAAGATCAGCGCGGCCGGAAGGCACCCGTCGTATcgcggcgtgcggcggcggagctggggCAAATGGGTGTCGGAGATCCGGGAGCCCCGCAAGAAGTCGCGCATCTGGCTCGGCACCTTCCCGACCGCGGAGAtggccgcgcgcgcgcacgacGTGGCCGCGCTCGCCATcaagggcgccgccgcgcgcctcctcAACTTCCCGCACCTCGTGGGCGAGCTCCCGCGCCCGGCGTCCGCCTCCCCAGCCGACATCCAggccgcggccgccttggCCGCCGCGCAATGCGAGCCGCCCCCCGCTGCcgcttcgtcctcctccgtcgATGCCGAGACGGAGacgtcggcatcggcatcggcatcggccgCGAGCTCTTTCGGCAGCGAGGAGAAGCAGGCCGAGAACGCGCTGTTCGACTTGCCCGACCTTCTGCTGGACCTCAGGGACGGCCTCTGGTGCTCGCCGACGGCCTGGGCGTCGGCCCCGGACGAGTACAGCGTCGAGCTGCAAGAGCCGCTCCTGTGGGTGGAGCAGTGCTGGATGGACGCTGCCGCGCCGGTGCACCCGGCTTAGCCTTAGCCGTTTTTCCGGTCCGGACACGCGGGGCACCACGTACGAGTCACTCACGGCTGCCCACCCACCGTGGTTGCCCGGAAACGGACGACCCGGTACACATCACATGGCGCGCGCacttcttccttttccaacGTCGTGCTTTGCTTCGCGCTTGTCAGCTCGTGGTGGCAAGTCGTCCTGGAGTGAGGTGAACGGAGGGTCGGCTTCAAGCACTAGcatgggtgggggggggggggggggggatccTGGACTGGACCACCTTGTATTTAGTGACACATCAGGAGGAGTTTGATCAAAGGGAGGCAGAGTAAGACGAACGTACTGTAGCATGTTATCAGATGTTTCGACATTTTCAATTGGTTTGGTTATTTACACTAGTATATGCATGGTTTTATCGATTTGCGGTGGATTCTGGTGGGAGGATGTGTATGTACTTACTCATACATGTGTTTGTTTTCCTCAAGCTGTGTGTTTTAAATATCATAAATGTGAAATGCAGCCCTATCAAAAAGGAACAAGGTCAAAGGAACCGTGAAATACTCTATCCGTTTCTTAATTCttatcgttgttttagttcataTACAATCGACTGGTCTCGGCCTTAATCTCA includes:
- the LOC100821609 gene encoding chaperone protein dnaJ A6, which encodes MFGRMPKKTSNNTKYYEVLGVSKTATPDELKKAYRKAAIKNHPDKGGDPEKFKELAHAYDVLNDPEKREIYDQYGEDALKEGMGGGSSDMHSPFDIFEQLFGGGGGGFGGGSSRGRRQKRGEDVVHTMKVSLEDLYNGATKKLSLSRNVLCGKCKGKGSKSGATATCHGCRGAGVRMITRQIGPGMIQQMNTVCPECRGAGEMISEKDKCPSCRGNKVAQEKKVLEVHVEKGMQHGQKIVFQGEADEAPDTVTGDIVFVLQLKEHPKFKRKSDDLYVEHTISLTEALCGFQFVLTHLDGRQLLIKSNPGEVVKPGQHKAINDEGMPQHGRPFMKGRLFVEFGVEFPEPGVLSPGQCRSLEKILPPRAGNQLSDMELDQCEETTMHDVNIEEEMRRRQHQRRQEAYDEEEEDDGAPRGVQCAQQ
- the LOC100834022 gene encoding ethylene-responsive transcription factor ERF038; its protein translation is MEPDAIHAPTTSSSSSSCDSTVIGGTQETSKKNNPKHLKRKRAAISPETDVGAAGGGEESSCCTTAVDERTTKISAAGRHPSYRGVRRRSWGKWVSEIREPRKKSRIWLGTFPTAEMAARAHDVAALAIKGAAARLLNFPHLVGELPRPASASPADIQAAAALAAAQCEPPPAAASSSSVDAETETSASASASAASSFGSEEKQAENALFDLPDLLLDLRDGLWCSPTAWASAPDEYSVELQEPLLWVEQCWMDAAAPVHPA